In Duganella zoogloeoides, a single genomic region encodes these proteins:
- the yghU gene encoding glutathione-dependent disulfide-bond oxidoreductase: protein MTEPTSYVPPAVWTAPTTAGGTFASINRPVAGPTHDKELPVGKHPLQLYSLGTPNGVKVTILLEELLAAGHTGAEYDAWLIRINEGDQFGSGFVDVNPNSKIPALVDRSGAAPQRVFESGSILVHLAEKFGAFLPKQGSARTETLNWLFWQMGSAPFMGGGFGHFYAYAPEKLEYPINRYAMETKRQLDVLDRQLAQHRYVAGDEYTIADMAIWPWYGSMVLGQLYNAAEFLSVHEYQHVRRWAEEIAARPAVQRGRRVNRVFGEPAEQLAERHDKADLD from the coding sequence ATGACCGAACCGACCAGTTACGTCCCGCCCGCGGTCTGGACCGCGCCCACCACGGCAGGTGGCACCTTTGCCAGCATCAATCGCCCGGTAGCGGGCCCCACGCACGACAAGGAGCTTCCAGTCGGCAAGCACCCGTTGCAGTTGTATTCGCTGGGCACGCCCAATGGCGTCAAGGTCACCATCCTGCTCGAGGAATTGCTGGCGGCAGGGCACACGGGCGCCGAGTACGACGCCTGGCTGATTCGCATTAACGAAGGCGACCAGTTCGGCAGCGGTTTTGTCGATGTCAATCCCAACTCCAAGATTCCGGCGCTGGTGGACCGCAGTGGGGCAGCGCCGCAGCGCGTGTTCGAGTCGGGTTCGATCCTGGTGCACCTGGCCGAAAAATTCGGCGCCTTCCTGCCGAAACAGGGCAGTGCCCGGACCGAAACCCTGAACTGGCTGTTCTGGCAGATGGGTTCGGCGCCGTTCATGGGCGGCGGCTTCGGTCATTTCTATGCGTATGCGCCGGAAAAACTCGAGTACCCGATCAACCGCTATGCGATGGAAACCAAGCGTCAGCTCGACGTGCTGGATCGTCAACTGGCCCAGCATCGCTACGTGGCAGGGGACGAGTACACGATTGCCGACATGGCAATCTGGCCGTGGTACGGCTCGATGGTGCTGGGGCAACTCTACAATGCGGCCGAGTTCCTGTCGGTGCACGAGTACCAGCATGTCAGGCGCTGGGCCGAGGAGATTGCTGCCCGTCCGGCGGTGCAGCGCGGCCGCCGGGTGAACCGGGTGTTCGGCGAGCCGGCCGAGCAGTTGGCGGAGCGCCATGACAAGGCCGACCTCGACTAG